From a region of the Rhipicephalus microplus isolate Deutch F79 chromosome X, USDA_Rmic, whole genome shotgun sequence genome:
- the LOC119176671 gene encoding unextended protein isoform X2, whose product MVAASALLVVLCAAAAAAVVATIDGVLVLGRDGRWRSDEPVPVGKQTSLLLLGSDLDYEAVSFTPLNAERGSSCDQEPALPPFSTGENGSATVVLPSQGRWFLCLRKGEKWIHQGSAVSLTATGDLDVAVVSGVRGGSGGEMAATTNKDGYMVLPVGEEVPLLLLGFNFTERTRITLTTERATRGVLCREHALLDTWELQPLHGGLAARISLKLPRAAEYYLCVSFSGRWVHQGGHPLVTIAGETLLVPVWINLVLIVMLLVWSGLFSGLTLGLMALDKTELQVIESCGTPEERDYARKILPLRRRGNYLLCTLVLGNVCVNSSFTILLDGMLSSGPGAVLLSTLGIVLMGEIIPQAICSRYGLAIGARTILITKLFMIITFPLSWPISKLLDFVLGEEIGNVFDREKLTEYLRITKDYAQLENEELNIIFGALELTKKTAADIMTRIEDVYMLPYDAVLDFETMSEIVKRGYTRIPVYEDTKQNIVSLLNTKDLTFVDPDDAIPLATVCSFYKHPLSFVFEDETLDSLLREFKKGHSHMAFVRQLVQAENRDPSYHVTGLVTLEDVIEEIIQSEIIDETDVLTDNRRKQRRKDAQLLQDFSDFLKIGSGQQGKNVVSSQLAFATFQFLSTAVRAFTSEFVTPPVLRRLMAQNIFFTIRPSTGKNIFDAGKLCDYFTVVLEGRVRVTVGKENLVFEAGPFSYFGLPVLTSERGTFVPDYTVTPLSYVIFLKISHSVYMAALRASRMTKIEEPPDANVQGSVARTDKQTTVNTRGVKPTTPAAAAWSKPANA is encoded by the exons ATGGTGGCGGCCAGCGCTCTGCTGGTGGTACTATGCGCAGCGGCGGCGGCCGCTGTGGTCGCCACCATTGACGGCGTGCTCGTGCTGGGACGTGACGGCAGGTGGCGCAGCGATGAGCCGGTGCCCGTGGGTAAGCAGACCTCGCTACTTTTGCTCGGCTCGGATCTGGACTATGAGGCAGTAAGTTTCACGCCACTCAACGCCGAGCGTGGAAGCAGCTGCGATCAGGAGCCCGCGCTGCCGCCATTCTCCACGGGCGAGAACGGTTCCGCCACGGTAGTACTGCCGTCTCAAGGCCGCTGGTTTCTATGCCTGCGAAAGGGCGAGAAGTGGATTCACCAGGGCTCTGCTGTCAGCTTGACTGC CACAGGTGACCTGGACGTGGCCGTGGTTTCCGGCGTGCgtggtggcagcggcggcgaGATGGCGGCTACCACCAACAAAGATGGCTACATGGTGCTGCCTGTGGGCGAGGAGGTGCCGCTCCTGCTGCTGGGTTTCAACTTTACGGAGCGCACGCGCATCACGCTTACGACTGAGAGGGCGACCCGTGGAGTCCTGTGCCGCGAGCACGCTCTCCTCGACACGTGGGAGCTGCAACCGCTCCACGGTGGCCTCGCGGCGCGCATCAGCCTCAAGCTTCCCCGTGCGGCCGAGTACTACCTCTGCGTGTCATTCTCCGGTCGCTGGGTGCACCAAGGCGGCCACCCGCTCGTCACCATAGCGGGCGAGACCCTGCTGGTTCCCGTGTGGATCAACCTGGTGCTCATCGTCATGCTACTCGTCTGGTCCGGCCTCTTCAGCGGACTGACGCTCGGCCTGATGGCACTCGACAAGACTGAGCTACAAGTGATTGAGTCGTGCGGCACTCCCGAGGAACGCGACTACGCGCGAAAAATACTGCCGCTGCGGCGCCGCGGAAACTACTTGCTCTGCACGCTGGTGCTGGGCAATGTGTGCGTCAATAGTAGCTTCACCATTCTCCTGGACGGCATGCTGAGCTCAGGACCGGGGGCAGTACTCCTGTCCACATTAGGCATTGTTTTGATGGGAGAGATCATTCCGCAGGCCATCTGCTCCAGATATGGACTCGCCATTGGGGCGCGGACAATATTGATAACCAAATTGTTTATGATAATCACGTTTCCTCTGTCATGGCCAATATCCAAGCTGCTCGACTTTGTGCTTGGAGAGGAGATCGGTAATGTCTTTGACCGCGAGAAACTCACCGAATATCTTCGAATCACCAAGGATTACGCGCAACTTGAGAACGAAGAACTGAACATCATCTTCGGTGCTCTGGAGCTGACGAAGAAAACGGCAGCTGACATTATGACGCGCATCGAAGACGTGTACATGCTCCCGTACGACGCTGTGCTCGACTTTGAGACCATGAGTGAAATCGTAAAGCGCGGCTACACGCGCATTCCCGTCTATGAAGACACCAAGCAGAACATAGTGTCCCTCCTCAACACCAAGGACTTGACGTTCGTCGACCCCGATGACGCCATTCCACTGGCCACGGTGTGCAGCTTCTACAAGCACCCGCTGAGCTTCGTATTCGAGGACGAGACCCTCGACTCGCTGCTGCGCGAGTTCAAGAAGGGCCACTCGCACATGGCATTCGTGCGACAGCTGGTGCAGGCTGAAAACCGCGACCCCTCTTACCACGTGACGGGCCTCGTGACCCTCGAGGACGTCATTGAAGAGATCATTCAGTCAGAGATCATCGACGAAACCGACGTGCTAA CCGACAACCGGCGCAAGCAGCGGCGCAAGGACGCTCAGCTGCTGCAGGACTTCAGTGACTTCCTCAAGATCGGCAGTGGCCAGCAGGGCAAGAACGTGGTCTCGTCCCAGCTGGCTTTCGCCACCTTCCAGTTCCTGAGCACGGCCGTGCGCGCCTTCACTTCCGAGTTTGTGACTCCCCCTGTGCTGCGCCGTCTCATGGCGCAGAACATTTTCTTCACGATCCGGCCGTCGACCGGCAAGAACATCTTCGATGCCGGCAAGCTGTGCGACTACTTTACCGTCGTCCTCGAGGGGCGCGTACGCGTCACGGTTGGCAAGGAGAACCTGGTGTTCGAGGCCGGGCCCTTCTCCTACTTCGGCTTGCCCGTTCTCACCTCCGAGAGGGGCACTTTCGTGCCGGACTATACGGTCACGCCGCTCTCGTACGTGATCTTTTTGAAAATCAGCCACAGCGTGTACATGGCTGCCCTGCGCGCGTCGCGCATGACAAAGATTGAGGAGCCGCCCGATGCGAACGTGCAAGGGTCCGTCGCGCGAACGGACAAGCAGACGACCGTGAACACTAGAGGCGTCAAGCCAACGACGCCGGCGGCAGCCGCGTGGTCCAAGCCGGCCAACGCGTGA
- the LOC119176671 gene encoding unextended protein isoform X1, with protein sequence MAVRKAVGYASAYVPRASSRGISERDANDEKGAPEAKVVVTSRRPRFIVRHCRWCHGIPASRRARQTKRRVRGRRRWDERAPMVAASALLVVLCAAAAAAVVATIDGVLVLGRDGRWRSDEPVPVGKQTSLLLLGSDLDYEAVSFTPLNAERGSSCDQEPALPPFSTGENGSATVVLPSQGRWFLCLRKGEKWIHQGSAVSLTATGDLDVAVVSGVRGGSGGEMAATTNKDGYMVLPVGEEVPLLLLGFNFTERTRITLTTERATRGVLCREHALLDTWELQPLHGGLAARISLKLPRAAEYYLCVSFSGRWVHQGGHPLVTIAGETLLVPVWINLVLIVMLLVWSGLFSGLTLGLMALDKTELQVIESCGTPEERDYARKILPLRRRGNYLLCTLVLGNVCVNSSFTILLDGMLSSGPGAVLLSTLGIVLMGEIIPQAICSRYGLAIGARTILITKLFMIITFPLSWPISKLLDFVLGEEIGNVFDREKLTEYLRITKDYAQLENEELNIIFGALELTKKTAADIMTRIEDVYMLPYDAVLDFETMSEIVKRGYTRIPVYEDTKQNIVSLLNTKDLTFVDPDDAIPLATVCSFYKHPLSFVFEDETLDSLLREFKKGHSHMAFVRQLVQAENRDPSYHVTGLVTLEDVIEEIIQSEIIDETDVLTDNRRKQRRKDAQLLQDFSDFLKIGSGQQGKNVVSSQLAFATFQFLSTAVRAFTSEFVTPPVLRRLMAQNIFFTIRPSTGKNIFDAGKLCDYFTVVLEGRVRVTVGKENLVFEAGPFSYFGLPVLTSERGTFVPDYTVTPLSYVIFLKISHSVYMAALRASRMTKIEEPPDANVQGSVARTDKQTTVNTRGVKPTTPAAAAWSKPANA encoded by the exons GTGGTGCCACGGCATCCCAGCCAGCCGGCGCGCCCGGCAGACCAAGAGACGCGTCCGTGGGCGACGGCGATGGGATGAGCGCGCCCCTATGGTGGCGGCCAGCGCTCTGCTGGTGGTACTATGCGCAGCGGCGGCGGCCGCTGTGGTCGCCACCATTGACGGCGTGCTCGTGCTGGGACGTGACGGCAGGTGGCGCAGCGATGAGCCGGTGCCCGTGGGTAAGCAGACCTCGCTACTTTTGCTCGGCTCGGATCTGGACTATGAGGCAGTAAGTTTCACGCCACTCAACGCCGAGCGTGGAAGCAGCTGCGATCAGGAGCCCGCGCTGCCGCCATTCTCCACGGGCGAGAACGGTTCCGCCACGGTAGTACTGCCGTCTCAAGGCCGCTGGTTTCTATGCCTGCGAAAGGGCGAGAAGTGGATTCACCAGGGCTCTGCTGTCAGCTTGACTGC CACAGGTGACCTGGACGTGGCCGTGGTTTCCGGCGTGCgtggtggcagcggcggcgaGATGGCGGCTACCACCAACAAAGATGGCTACATGGTGCTGCCTGTGGGCGAGGAGGTGCCGCTCCTGCTGCTGGGTTTCAACTTTACGGAGCGCACGCGCATCACGCTTACGACTGAGAGGGCGACCCGTGGAGTCCTGTGCCGCGAGCACGCTCTCCTCGACACGTGGGAGCTGCAACCGCTCCACGGTGGCCTCGCGGCGCGCATCAGCCTCAAGCTTCCCCGTGCGGCCGAGTACTACCTCTGCGTGTCATTCTCCGGTCGCTGGGTGCACCAAGGCGGCCACCCGCTCGTCACCATAGCGGGCGAGACCCTGCTGGTTCCCGTGTGGATCAACCTGGTGCTCATCGTCATGCTACTCGTCTGGTCCGGCCTCTTCAGCGGACTGACGCTCGGCCTGATGGCACTCGACAAGACTGAGCTACAAGTGATTGAGTCGTGCGGCACTCCCGAGGAACGCGACTACGCGCGAAAAATACTGCCGCTGCGGCGCCGCGGAAACTACTTGCTCTGCACGCTGGTGCTGGGCAATGTGTGCGTCAATAGTAGCTTCACCATTCTCCTGGACGGCATGCTGAGCTCAGGACCGGGGGCAGTACTCCTGTCCACATTAGGCATTGTTTTGATGGGAGAGATCATTCCGCAGGCCATCTGCTCCAGATATGGACTCGCCATTGGGGCGCGGACAATATTGATAACCAAATTGTTTATGATAATCACGTTTCCTCTGTCATGGCCAATATCCAAGCTGCTCGACTTTGTGCTTGGAGAGGAGATCGGTAATGTCTTTGACCGCGAGAAACTCACCGAATATCTTCGAATCACCAAGGATTACGCGCAACTTGAGAACGAAGAACTGAACATCATCTTCGGTGCTCTGGAGCTGACGAAGAAAACGGCAGCTGACATTATGACGCGCATCGAAGACGTGTACATGCTCCCGTACGACGCTGTGCTCGACTTTGAGACCATGAGTGAAATCGTAAAGCGCGGCTACACGCGCATTCCCGTCTATGAAGACACCAAGCAGAACATAGTGTCCCTCCTCAACACCAAGGACTTGACGTTCGTCGACCCCGATGACGCCATTCCACTGGCCACGGTGTGCAGCTTCTACAAGCACCCGCTGAGCTTCGTATTCGAGGACGAGACCCTCGACTCGCTGCTGCGCGAGTTCAAGAAGGGCCACTCGCACATGGCATTCGTGCGACAGCTGGTGCAGGCTGAAAACCGCGACCCCTCTTACCACGTGACGGGCCTCGTGACCCTCGAGGACGTCATTGAAGAGATCATTCAGTCAGAGATCATCGACGAAACCGACGTGCTAA CCGACAACCGGCGCAAGCAGCGGCGCAAGGACGCTCAGCTGCTGCAGGACTTCAGTGACTTCCTCAAGATCGGCAGTGGCCAGCAGGGCAAGAACGTGGTCTCGTCCCAGCTGGCTTTCGCCACCTTCCAGTTCCTGAGCACGGCCGTGCGCGCCTTCACTTCCGAGTTTGTGACTCCCCCTGTGCTGCGCCGTCTCATGGCGCAGAACATTTTCTTCACGATCCGGCCGTCGACCGGCAAGAACATCTTCGATGCCGGCAAGCTGTGCGACTACTTTACCGTCGTCCTCGAGGGGCGCGTACGCGTCACGGTTGGCAAGGAGAACCTGGTGTTCGAGGCCGGGCCCTTCTCCTACTTCGGCTTGCCCGTTCTCACCTCCGAGAGGGGCACTTTCGTGCCGGACTATACGGTCACGCCGCTCTCGTACGTGATCTTTTTGAAAATCAGCCACAGCGTGTACATGGCTGCCCTGCGCGCGTCGCGCATGACAAAGATTGAGGAGCCGCCCGATGCGAACGTGCAAGGGTCCGTCGCGCGAACGGACAAGCAGACGACCGTGAACACTAGAGGCGTCAAGCCAACGACGCCGGCGGCAGCCGCGTGGTCCAAGCCGGCCAACGCGTGA